One region of Brachybacterium saurashtrense genomic DNA includes:
- a CDS encoding ArsR/SmtB family transcription factor: MDADSLSRAFAALADPTRRDLLSRLTLGDATVGELAAPYDMSLQAVSKHLTVLESAGLVTRRRDAQRRPVHLDAEVLGELTDWIDRHRAAAEARYSRLDEVLQQLEDPVPSSTPRSTDSPEGPP; encoded by the coding sequence ATGGACGCCGACAGCCTCTCGAGGGCCTTCGCCGCCCTCGCCGACCCCACGCGGCGGGACCTCCTCTCGCGCCTGACCCTCGGTGACGCCACCGTCGGCGAGCTCGCCGCCCCGTACGACATGTCACTGCAGGCCGTGAGCAAGCACCTCACGGTCCTCGAGTCCGCCGGCCTGGTCACCCGCCGGCGCGACGCACAGCGGCGCCCCGTCCACCTCGATGCCGAGGTGTTGGGGGAGCTGACCGACTGGATCGACCGCCACCGCGCCGCCGCCGAGGCCCGCTACTCCCGCCTCGACGAGGTGCTCCAGCAGCTCGAGGACCCCGTCCCGAGCAGCACCCCACGCAGCACCGACTCCCCGGAGGGACCACCATGA
- a CDS encoding dienelactone hydrolase family protein — MATPDALRHRLHTLLGPDRFGDPAAGALAAPLAPPAAGASGVPEEVALLGPDGAPIPAFLLRPDPSAATGAGVVLVAGHGRGIDDLVRTDPADGFHDGLAHKLVRAGITVLCPEMVSFGRRRVPRPEGAAPYEEAENSCGIDAAGHLLHGTPVLGRRVADARAAVTALRGVDGVDPARVAVVGGSGGGAVALMLAAVDTSVGAALVASYFCSFEASIAAIRHCPCNIVPGLLPGLEMADIAALIAPRPLVIEAGERDHIFPIAATREAFARLGPVWEAQGAVPPELVLHEGGHEFRAERSLEALRERLAG, encoded by the coding sequence ATGGCCACCCCTGACGCCCTCCGTCACCGCCTGCACACACTGCTGGGCCCGGACCGCTTCGGTGACCCCGCTGCGGGCGCGCTCGCCGCGCCGCTCGCGCCGCCGGCGGCGGGGGCGTCGGGGGTGCCCGAGGAGGTGGCGCTGCTCGGCCCCGACGGGGCGCCGATCCCGGCATTCCTGCTGCGCCCCGACCCGTCGGCCGCCACCGGCGCGGGCGTGGTGCTGGTGGCGGGGCACGGCCGGGGCATCGACGACCTGGTGCGCACGGACCCGGCCGACGGCTTCCACGACGGCCTCGCCCACAAGCTGGTGCGGGCCGGGATCACGGTGCTGTGCCCGGAGATGGTCAGCTTCGGACGTCGCCGTGTTCCGCGCCCGGAGGGCGCCGCACCCTACGAGGAGGCGGAGAACTCCTGCGGGATCGATGCCGCCGGCCACCTGCTGCACGGCACCCCGGTGCTGGGGCGACGGGTGGCCGATGCCCGCGCGGCCGTCACCGCGCTGCGCGGCGTGGACGGGGTGGACCCTGCCCGGGTGGCGGTGGTCGGCGGCTCGGGCGGCGGCGCGGTCGCCCTGATGCTCGCCGCGGTCGACACCTCGGTCGGCGCGGCGCTGGTGGCGAGCTACTTCTGCAGCTTCGAGGCGAGCATCGCCGCGATCCGGCACTGCCCGTGCAACATCGTCCCCGGCCTGCTGCCGGGGCTCGAGATGGCGGACATCGCCGCGCTCATCGCCCCGCGCCCGCTGGTGATCGAGGCAGGGGAGCGCGACCACATCTTCCCGATCGCCGCCACCCGTGAGGCCTTCGCGCGGCTGGGGCCGGTGTGGGAGGCGCAGGGCGCCGTCCCTCCGGAGCTGGTGCTGCACGAGGGCGGGCACGAGTTCCGGGCGGAGCGCTCGCTGGAGGCGCTGCGCGAGCGGCTGGCGGGCTGA
- a CDS encoding sugar phosphate isomerase/epimerase family protein, giving the protein MFSNLSAGALGLTLDHATAIDLAARHGFGGVDPDLEALRALGGADAVAEHAAAVHERGLEWGMGGLPIALDAPAAEFREQLMALPEALTLLRSAGVTRLGTWIRPMHEQLDHRQNWRLHLGRLSLVAEILADHGLRLGLEYIGPKTLWSTERFPFVHSLREMRELIAETGASNLGLILDSYHWYTAGETAEDLAGLTDADIISVDINDARADRERDEQMDLDRRLPYDTGVIDLPGFLGAVRAAGYTGPVKVEPFLAELAERPVDEVLTDIAARLERAVAVG; this is encoded by the coding sequence ATGTTCTCGAACCTCTCGGCCGGAGCGCTCGGCCTCACCCTGGACCACGCCACCGCGATCGACCTCGCCGCCCGTCACGGGTTCGGCGGGGTCGATCCCGACCTCGAGGCGTTGCGCGCCCTGGGCGGCGCCGACGCCGTCGCCGAGCACGCCGCCGCGGTGCACGAGCGCGGCCTGGAGTGGGGGATGGGAGGACTCCCCATCGCCCTCGACGCCCCCGCCGCGGAGTTCCGCGAGCAGCTGATGGCCCTGCCCGAGGCGCTCACCCTGCTGCGCAGCGCGGGCGTGACCCGCCTGGGCACCTGGATCCGGCCGATGCACGAGCAGCTCGACCACCGCCAGAACTGGCGCCTGCACCTGGGCAGGCTGTCCCTGGTCGCCGAGATCCTCGCCGATCACGGCCTGCGCCTGGGCCTGGAGTACATCGGCCCGAAGACCCTCTGGTCCACCGAGCGGTTCCCCTTCGTGCACTCCCTGCGCGAGATGCGCGAGCTGATCGCGGAGACGGGCGCGAGCAACCTGGGCCTCATCCTCGACAGCTACCACTGGTATACCGCGGGGGAGACCGCCGAGGACCTCGCCGGCCTCACCGACGCGGACATCATCTCCGTGGACATCAACGACGCCCGCGCCGATCGCGAGCGCGACGAGCAGATGGACCTGGACCGTCGCCTGCCCTACGACACCGGCGTGATCGACCTCCCCGGCTTCCTGGGCGCCGTGCGCGCCGCCGGGTACACCGGCCCCGTCAAGGTGGAGCCCTTCCTGGCCGAGCTCGCCGAACGGCCCGTCGACGAGGTCCTCACCGACATCGCGGCCCGGCTGGAGCGGGCTGTGGCGGTGGGGTAA
- a CDS encoding alpha-N-arabinofuranosidase produces MTDSVPTLAADLTSALTATTPGSRASGSTGPSAARTDGPARVVIDLDLPGATISRHLYGHFAEHLGRCIYGGFYVGEDSEIPNTRGIRDDVVEALRALHIPNLRWPGGCFADDYHWRDGIGPREDRPRMVNSHWGDIVEDNSFGTHEFMDLVELLGTEAYVNGNVGSGTVAEMSDWIEYLTRADDSPMASLRRENGRDEPWTVPFFGIGNEAWGCGGNMRAEDYAALARQYATYVRDHGGNRVTRIAAGANVDDYAWTEALMRAATNLERRDGAAGPYQAISLHYYTMTGPWEDKGDATDFSDEEWYLTLSRAARAEELVARHATVMDHYDPHKKVGLVFDEWGTWWNVEPGTNPGFLYQQNTVRDALVAGIHFDGFHRHADRLLMANIAQTVNVLQAMILTDPESGALVLTPTYHVFAMNAAHQDARALAAHVLLPEEVTEVDGRPLPRVSASASLREEEDAALVSLSNLDASAPRTLVLDLRGREVTGHEATVLTGASTAAHNTPEQPDAVAPAPLTDVREHERGLEITLPPHSFATVRLQLGE; encoded by the coding sequence ATGACCGACTCCGTCCCCACCCTCGCCGCCGACCTCACCTCCGCGCTCACCGCGACCACGCCCGGCTCCCGCGCCTCCGGCTCCACCGGCCCGTCGGCCGCCCGCACCGACGGCCCCGCCCGCGTGGTCATCGACCTCGACCTGCCCGGCGCCACGATCTCCCGCCACCTCTACGGCCACTTCGCCGAGCACCTGGGCCGCTGCATCTACGGCGGCTTCTACGTGGGCGAGGACTCCGAGATCCCGAACACCCGCGGGATCCGCGACGACGTGGTCGAGGCGCTGCGCGCCCTGCACATCCCGAACCTTCGCTGGCCCGGCGGCTGCTTCGCCGACGACTACCACTGGCGCGACGGGATCGGCCCGCGCGAGGACCGCCCCCGGATGGTCAACTCACACTGGGGAGACATCGTCGAGGACAACTCCTTCGGCACCCACGAGTTCATGGACCTGGTGGAGCTGCTGGGCACCGAGGCGTACGTCAACGGCAACGTGGGCTCCGGCACCGTGGCCGAGATGAGCGACTGGATCGAGTACCTCACCCGCGCCGACGACTCCCCGATGGCCTCCCTGCGGCGCGAGAACGGCCGCGACGAGCCCTGGACGGTGCCCTTCTTCGGCATCGGGAACGAGGCCTGGGGCTGCGGCGGGAACATGCGCGCCGAGGACTACGCGGCCCTGGCCCGCCAGTACGCCACCTACGTGCGGGACCACGGCGGCAATCGCGTCACCCGCATCGCCGCCGGCGCGAACGTGGACGACTACGCCTGGACCGAGGCGCTCATGCGCGCCGCGACGAACCTCGAGCGCCGCGACGGCGCCGCCGGCCCCTACCAGGCGATCTCGCTGCACTACTACACGATGACCGGGCCCTGGGAGGACAAGGGCGACGCCACCGACTTCAGCGACGAGGAGTGGTACCTGACCCTCTCCCGCGCCGCCCGCGCCGAGGAGCTGGTGGCCCGGCACGCCACCGTCATGGACCACTACGACCCGCACAAGAAGGTGGGCCTGGTGTTCGACGAGTGGGGCACCTGGTGGAACGTGGAGCCCGGCACGAACCCCGGCTTCCTCTACCAGCAGAACACCGTGCGGGACGCGCTCGTGGCGGGCATCCACTTCGACGGCTTCCACCGTCACGCGGACCGCCTGCTGATGGCCAACATCGCCCAGACCGTCAACGTGCTGCAGGCGATGATCCTCACCGATCCGGAGTCCGGTGCGCTGGTGCTCACTCCCACCTACCACGTGTTCGCGATGAACGCCGCGCACCAGGACGCCCGGGCGCTCGCCGCCCACGTGCTGCTGCCGGAGGAGGTCACCGAGGTGGACGGCCGCCCGCTGCCGCGGGTCTCCGCCTCCGCGTCCCTGCGCGAGGAGGAGGATGCCGCGCTGGTGTCGCTGTCCAACCTCGACGCCTCCGCGCCCCGCACTCTGGTGCTGGACCTGCGCGGCCGCGAGGTGACCGGCCACGAGGCGACCGTGCTCACCGGGGCGAGCACCGCCGCGCACAACACCCCCGAGCAGCCGGACGCCGTCGCGCCCGCGCCGCTGACGGACGTGCGGGAGCACGAGCGCGGGCTCGAGATCACCCTGCCGCCGCACTCCTTCGCGACGGTGCGCCTGCAGCTGGGGGAGTGA
- a CDS encoding alpha-N-arabinofuranosidase, with amino-acid sequence MSSQVTLTLNPAFRVAPVRRRTFGAFVEHLGRCVYTGIFEPDHPAADEDGFRTDVLALTRELGVSSVRYPGGNFVSGYRWEDGVGPVEQRPARHDLAWHSTEPNTVGLDEFMAWAKKAEVEPMYAVNLGTRGVEEALDVLQYANAPAGIALSDERAANGSPEPHGIRMWCLGNEMDGPWQTGHKTAEEYARLATEAARAMRQEDPELELIACGSSSSQMETFGAWENTVLTEAYDHVDMISAHAYYSEKDGDQASFLASADDMDHFIDSVVATADHVRAKLKRDKRIMISFDEWNIWYQHRAESRPPSGDDWPVAPVLLEDVYSAQDAVVFGNLLISLLRHSDRVASASLAQLVNVIAPIMTEPGGEAWKQSTFHPFALTSQHAKGEVLDVRLAAPTFENARFGTSSAADAVATWDEETGELAVFVVNRGAEAELALDADLSAFGDLDLVEALTLYHEDPYAANTQDAPDTVAPQANDSVRLEGGRLVGALPAISWSLVRLARRSA; translated from the coding sequence ATGTCATCGCAGGTCACCCTCACTCTGAACCCCGCCTTCCGCGTCGCCCCCGTGCGCCGCCGTACTTTCGGCGCTTTCGTCGAGCACCTCGGCCGCTGCGTCTACACCGGCATCTTCGAGCCGGACCACCCGGCGGCCGACGAGGACGGCTTCCGCACCGATGTCCTCGCGCTCACCCGCGAGCTCGGCGTGAGCTCCGTGCGCTACCCGGGCGGCAACTTCGTCTCCGGTTACCGCTGGGAGGACGGCGTGGGCCCGGTGGAGCAGCGCCCCGCCCGTCACGACCTCGCCTGGCACTCCACCGAACCGAACACGGTGGGGCTGGACGAGTTCATGGCCTGGGCGAAGAAGGCCGAGGTGGAGCCGATGTACGCGGTGAACCTCGGCACCCGCGGCGTGGAGGAGGCGCTGGACGTGCTGCAGTACGCGAACGCCCCCGCCGGCATCGCCCTGTCGGACGAGCGCGCCGCGAACGGCAGCCCCGAGCCCCACGGCATCCGCATGTGGTGCCTGGGCAACGAGATGGACGGCCCCTGGCAGACGGGCCACAAGACCGCCGAGGAGTACGCCCGTCTCGCCACCGAGGCCGCGCGTGCGATGCGCCAGGAGGATCCGGAGCTCGAGCTCATCGCCTGCGGCTCCTCCAGCTCGCAGATGGAGACCTTCGGGGCCTGGGAGAACACGGTGCTCACCGAGGCCTACGACCACGTGGACATGATCTCCGCCCACGCCTACTACTCCGAGAAGGACGGCGACCAGGCCTCCTTCCTCGCCTCCGCGGACGACATGGACCACTTCATCGACTCGGTCGTCGCCACCGCCGATCACGTGCGCGCCAAGCTCAAGCGGGACAAGCGCATCATGATCAGCTTCGACGAGTGGAACATCTGGTACCAGCACCGGGCCGAGTCCCGCCCGCCGAGCGGCGATGACTGGCCCGTCGCGCCGGTGCTGCTCGAGGACGTCTACAGCGCCCAGGACGCGGTGGTGTTCGGCAACCTGCTGATCTCGCTGCTGCGCCACAGCGACCGCGTCGCCTCGGCCTCCCTCGCCCAGCTGGTCAACGTGATCGCGCCGATCATGACCGAGCCCGGCGGCGAGGCCTGGAAGCAGTCCACCTTCCACCCCTTCGCGCTCACCTCGCAGCATGCGAAGGGCGAGGTGCTCGACGTGCGGCTCGCGGCACCGACCTTCGAGAACGCCCGCTTCGGCACCAGCTCCGCGGCCGATGCCGTCGCCACCTGGGACGAGGAGACCGGCGAGCTCGCCGTGTTCGTGGTCAACCGCGGCGCCGAGGCGGAGCTCGCCCTGGACGCGGACCTCTCCGCCTTCGGCGACCTGGACCTCGTCGAGGCGCTGACCCTCTACCACGAGGACCCCTACGCGGCCAACACCCAGGACGCCCCGGACACCGTCGCGCCGCAGGCCAACGACTCGGTGCGCCTCGAGGGCGGCCGTCTGGTCGGTGCGCTGCCGGCGATCTCGTGGTCGCTCGTGCGCCTCGCCCGCCGCTCGGCCTGA
- a CDS encoding LacI family DNA-binding transcriptional regulator → MPPRSSSGQRRPPALRDVAELAGVSIKTVSNVVNDYPHVRESTREKVREAILQVGYRPQVAAQQLRTGASGMITLAVPSLDFSYFSNLAQAFIDEAQERGKTILLHSTSGGREAERTVLEGFKRVLGDGVIFNPLMLEEELFARMERTSQPTVFIGEHLPENLPQGSDYVRIDNVAAAFDATSHLIAQGRRRLAFIGAIDTAQGKQPHSSGTMRRDGFLAALAAHGLDDEPARIQVVEDWRREDGFDGARALLERHEDVDGIVCGNDDLATGALAMLRRLGRRVPEDVAVIGYDDTPDSAFSIPALSTIAPDKHTLAATALDLLTERIQGYDGPPRTIDTPYALVVRESTVPGAGLDAGAPPATAPSSLSAPDLEELPR, encoded by the coding sequence ATGCCCCCTCGTTCCTCCTCCGGCCAGCGACGGCCGCCCGCGCTCCGCGATGTCGCCGAGCTCGCGGGCGTCTCGATCAAGACGGTCTCCAACGTCGTCAACGACTACCCCCACGTGCGCGAGTCCACGCGCGAGAAGGTGCGCGAGGCGATCCTGCAGGTGGGCTACCGCCCGCAGGTCGCGGCCCAGCAGCTGCGCACCGGCGCCAGCGGGATGATCACCCTGGCGGTGCCGTCGCTGGACTTCTCGTACTTCTCGAACCTCGCCCAGGCGTTCATCGACGAGGCGCAGGAGCGCGGGAAGACGATCCTGCTCCACTCCACCTCCGGCGGCCGGGAGGCGGAGCGGACCGTGCTCGAGGGGTTCAAGCGGGTGCTCGGCGACGGGGTGATCTTCAATCCGCTGATGCTCGAGGAGGAGCTGTTCGCGCGGATGGAGCGCACCAGCCAGCCCACGGTGTTCATCGGCGAGCACCTGCCGGAGAACCTCCCCCAGGGCAGCGACTACGTGCGGATCGACAACGTCGCCGCCGCCTTCGACGCCACCTCGCACCTGATCGCCCAGGGCCGTCGGCGCCTGGCGTTCATCGGCGCGATCGACACCGCCCAGGGCAAGCAGCCCCACTCCTCCGGCACCATGCGGCGCGACGGCTTCCTCGCGGCGCTGGCCGCGCACGGGCTCGACGACGAGCCGGCGCGCATCCAGGTGGTCGAGGACTGGCGGCGGGAGGACGGCTTCGACGGGGCGCGCGCCCTGCTGGAGCGCCATGAGGACGTGGACGGGATCGTGTGCGGCAACGACGATCTCGCCACCGGCGCGCTGGCGATGCTCCGCCGGCTGGGGCGGCGCGTCCCGGAGGACGTCGCGGTGATCGGCTACGACGACACCCCCGACAGCGCGTTCTCGATCCCCGCACTGTCCACCATCGCGCCCGACAAGCACACCCTGGCCGCCACCGCCCTGGACCTGCTCACCGAGCGGATCCAGGGCTACGACGGCCCGCCGCGCACGATCGACACCCCGTACGCGCTCGTCGTGCGGGAGTCGACGGTGCCGGGCGCGGGCCTCGACGCCGGCGCGCCACCCGCGACCGCTCCGTCCTCCCTTTCCGCCCCCGACCTCGAGGAGCTCCCCCGGTGA
- a CDS encoding thymidylate synthase, with translation MTIPTPYEDLLREVMETGRPKGDRTGTGTRSLFGAQLRYDLSQGFPLITTKRVHTRSIIVELLWFLRGDTNVGYLHDHDVTIWDEWADENGDLGPVYGAQWRSWPTPDGGVIDQITDVVEEIRTNPESRRLIVSAWNPADIPRMALAPCHALFQFEVHDGKLSCQLYQRSADLFLGVPFNIASYALLTHMLAQQTDLAVGDFVWTGGDCHIYDNHVEQVTRQLARAPYPYPELRLHRRPDSILEYAPEDVEIVGYQHHPGIKAPVAV, from the coding sequence GTGACCATCCCCACCCCCTACGAGGACCTGCTGCGCGAGGTCATGGAGACGGGGCGCCCCAAGGGCGACCGCACCGGCACCGGCACTCGCAGCCTGTTCGGCGCGCAGCTGCGCTACGACCTCTCGCAGGGGTTCCCGCTGATCACCACCAAGCGGGTGCACACCCGCTCGATCATCGTGGAGCTGCTGTGGTTCCTCCGGGGCGACACCAACGTCGGCTATCTCCACGACCACGACGTCACCATCTGGGACGAGTGGGCGGACGAGAACGGCGATCTGGGCCCCGTCTACGGCGCGCAGTGGCGCTCCTGGCCCACCCCCGACGGCGGCGTGATCGACCAGATCACCGACGTGGTCGAGGAGATCCGCACGAACCCGGAGTCGCGCCGGCTGATCGTCTCGGCCTGGAACCCGGCGGACATCCCCCGGATGGCGCTGGCCCCCTGCCACGCGCTGTTCCAGTTCGAGGTGCACGACGGGAAGCTCTCCTGCCAGCTGTACCAGCGCAGCGCGGACCTGTTCCTGGGGGTCCCGTTCAACATCGCCAGCTATGCACTGCTCACCCACATGCTCGCCCAGCAGACGGATCTCGCGGTGGGCGACTTCGTGTGGACCGGCGGGGACTGCCACATCTACGACAACCACGTCGAGCAGGTCACCCGCCAGCTGGCCCGCGCGCCGTACCCCTACCCGGAGCTGCGCCTGCACCGCCGGCCGGACTCGATCCTCGAGTACGCGCCCGAGGACGTCGAGATCGTCGGCTACCAGCACCACCCCGGCATCAAGGCTCCGGTGGCGGTGTGA
- a CDS encoding dihydrofolate reductase, whose amino-acid sequence MIWAQARGGVIGAGGTMPWHLPEDLKHFKRTTSGSPVVMGRRTWESFPPRFRPLPGRTNIVITRDDSLEMPGAVRARSLPEALELAATEAGPSGTTWVIGGGSIYADAVEVAELLVVTEIDLEVDGDTLAPAIPAEFAVTAADPAQGWHEAANGLRYRILTFSR is encoded by the coding sequence ATGATCTGGGCGCAGGCGCGCGGCGGGGTGATCGGCGCCGGCGGCACGATGCCCTGGCACCTGCCGGAGGACCTGAAGCACTTCAAGCGCACGACCTCCGGCTCCCCCGTCGTGATGGGGCGGCGCACCTGGGAGTCCTTCCCGCCGCGGTTCCGCCCCCTGCCGGGGCGCACGAACATCGTCATCACCCGCGACGACTCCCTCGAGATGCCGGGCGCAGTGCGCGCACGCTCGCTGCCGGAGGCGCTCGAGCTCGCCGCGACCGAAGCGGGCCCGTCAGGGACCACCTGGGTGATCGGCGGCGGCTCGATCTACGCCGACGCGGTCGAGGTCGCCGAGCTGCTGGTCGTCACCGAGATCGACCTCGAGGTCGACGGGGACACCCTCGCCCCCGCGATCCCCGCGGAGTTCGCGGTCACCGCAGCCGATCCCGCGCAGGGATGGCACGAGGCCGCGAACGGCCTGCGCTACCGGATCCTCACCTTCTCGCGCTGA